The following are from one region of the Cytobacillus firmus genome:
- a CDS encoding ribbon-helix-helix protein, CopG family, with product MKELTFKSYDQFLQFNEHKAMEKAVMKGLQGDELVKFKLEFLQRAKTMWKEYDCDLWLEKHGYVIINVWKDGSGKRKVTRGRPKKLDSEKYVHTVHVRLDEETYRQLTNHCQDNQIDVSEAIRCLIKTL from the coding sequence ATGAAAGAATTAACATTCAAATCTTACGACCAATTTCTCCAGTTTAACGAGCATAAGGCGATGGAAAAAGCGGTCATGAAGGGACTTCAAGGAGATGAGCTGGTAAAGTTCAAGCTTGAATTTCTGCAAAGAGCCAAAACCATGTGGAAAGAGTATGATTGTGATCTTTGGCTGGAAAAACACGGGTATGTCATAATAAACGTTTGGAAAGATGGCAGCGGCAAAAGAAAAGTGACAAGAGGACGACCAAAAAAACTGGATTCTGAAAAATACGTACATACCGTTCATGTCAGGCTAGATGAGGAAACGTATAGACAACTGACGAATCACTGCCAGGATAATCAGATTGACGTATCTGAAGCTATTCGGTGTCTAATTAAAACGCTATAG
- a CDS encoding DUF4275 family protein — protein sequence MDLAESITSKKVKVKEIPKWGAYLRKQWEESFANHLSDQEKKSIYFYDDEDGFCGYLWHLFSYERRKCLKEEHADIAFNKEMKESCYVFYQHSDDAFILDNASSLTALDFVNEEDIYIVDKEFNWTYIVTHETGWCGPYFSRK from the coding sequence ATGGACTTGGCAGAATCGATAACAAGTAAAAAAGTGAAAGTAAAAGAAATACCTAAATGGGGAGCATATCTGAGAAAGCAATGGGAAGAAAGTTTTGCTAACCATCTCAGTGATCAAGAAAAGAAGTCCATTTATTTTTATGACGATGAAGATGGCTTTTGTGGCTACTTATGGCACTTATTTAGTTATGAGAGAAGGAAGTGCCTAAAGGAGGAACATGCTGATATAGCGTTTAATAAAGAAATGAAGGAGTCTTGTTACGTTTTTTATCAGCATTCGGATGATGCTTTTATCCTTGACAATGCTTCATCTTTAACAGCCTTGGACTTTGTAAATGAAGAGGATATTTACATAGTAGATAAAGAATTTAATTGGACTTATATAGTAACCCATGAAACAGGCTGGTGCGGTCCATATTTTAGCCGGAAGTGA